In a single window of the Acyrthosiphon pisum isolate AL4f chromosome X, pea_aphid_22Mar2018_4r6ur, whole genome shotgun sequence genome:
- the LOC100169459 gene encoding protein BCL9 homolog isoform X4 — protein sequence MIKEKQYIENKSSSFSSEGDPSAGDDNQMIKTPDNNSGELHHDLDRIIKTESDMTALIDNAGGDVADNKSGVGGSASSNTSPGSSNTDQKQQLMSNDICLSQIKHEDTSNNSGIKVEDNNTTSTTTTTVESDFESCDRVVLSSMSSGSGGPSDLIDGSGGVQPLMSNVLGANAAGNKQSNTTSGNMDAQQQQYMQQQSQIFVFSTSLANKSAESVLSGNYPTIIAYHCAQPRTKKFLEKHPLKVNQFNRQNPGQWMNNVVASQQQMKHQQQLNKGMAPHGGQPKYGGGTPYSRAMKNNNSPSGASMENPMMQQQPGARMPMWNHHQGNNINDSGPQQLQHPSNHNMMGSMCGPGNNGIMGMSNHGGGGPMGPGMLMNSNNSNQSMMGPGPGSMMNQHGNLCSMGPGSGGGMPMNGMDLDLMDHHNPHHQQHHPNPHHPSNMMDGGHRPMMGGGPHHPHHPPPHHPSGALHHRGSLGMGGPPHHHGSGNSSLGATSHHSLTGVQVPDENLTPQQRQHREEQQATLRKLQLVLFPENSNSGGGPSQQQPPPVTSSSSSVGGPLDNCSGSGGMDDLMPSIDDDLDVDAVVTAAAATNSAGDLLLPPKTPTSCSSDWPKSMFGNEDEKKKDNGGRCGPPPSYHQTVARSASVPIVSVPSCSPNSPLAGNGTGVTNTNLSLPSPRTCSALNSPAGGRPSSNMSPTAVRSPGSSGSRLQSSNPGTPVHMSPGHNSCSSMKQQKGPMSNEFSPSSNIATPGQPSGGGQQSPDGLFCHNNKQLSKRGDEPNLMPVPSPQHIQYLNTFDGQELTIQKQPNTGLKDSSSSTTTTTSTMSPSVPTSQNNMDMIMTDSNMKSYNIVRPGDMPLNPSAAAAAAVAAGLQTSQQQPMKHFDPISSLAQMNQQLANNVAGGGSSPIVNHGGGVPSLHHPGGPGHHHPGGGMMSPFGGGGGPPMHLMAGNSDPMCGPMGMGSGGMHDSGMSGPPGSSGRMMYGPGPGIGQGPPPPGPNGGGMSMGPGGGLPMGMPPIGGGRNGGMMMNSCVSGGPLSPKSSSMMQQQQYQQQQQQRLMPRIPAGGGPGGLYNGGANIQVKPSAPNTIQYLPNNSRGGGPRGAPPPPQNQQQQQQPGLDFLQRFSGGPGNGNPLSNLDGKVPTHNLQYFPNSGGGGYNNSNGGAGINDMMCGSGGPPGGGGMGGMPPGGPNNSRGMMRGNSAGMIRLGSGNSGMGMSGSNYNGGPSDNMFGGSGPLHHPSTGHPQQQQMMMMGGGSGGPPPQQHKGGGMMGGPGPPDATQPLPPSMGGGGGPGPGGGPVGFRGPPATNSFIGPTTADPNYAQQFHNFQQQLYATNTRGGGGGGGPSGPGGGGPQQFFVSK from the exons ATGATCAAGGAGAAGCAATACATCGAAAACAAGTCTTCATCATTTAGTAGTGAAGGGGACCCTAGTGCCGGGGATGATAACCAAATGATAAAAACACCAGATAATAATAGTGGTGAACTACATCACGATTTGGACAGAATTATCAAAACCGAATCTGATATGACAGCTTTAATAGATAATGCTGGCGGGGATGTAGCTGATAATAAGAGTGGTGTTGGTGGAAGTGCAAGTAGCAATACTTCTCCAGGTTCTTCTAACACTGATCAAAAACAACAGCTAATGTCAAATGATATTTGCCTTAGTCAAA TTAAGCACGAAGATACCAGTAATAACAGTGGCATTAAAGTAGAAGATAACAATACTACAAGTACAACGACAACTACTGTTGAATCTGACTTTG aatcgtGCGATCGAGTTGTACTATCTTCAATGAGTAGTGGCAGCGGAGGGCCATCAGATTTAATTGATGGTTCTGGTGGAGTACAACCATTAATGAGCAATGTCTTAGGTGCAAATGCTGCGGGAAACAAACAATCAAATACAACTAGTGGAAATATGGATGCACAACAACAACAGTACATGCAACAACAAAGtcagatttttgtattttccaCGAGCTTAGCAAATAAATCAGCTGAATCTGTATTATCTGGCAATTATCCTACTATCATAGCTTATCATTGTGCTCAACCACGAACAAAAAAATTCCTAGAG aaacatCCATTAAAAGTTAACCAGTTTAATAGACAAAACCCTGGACAGTGGATGAATAATGTGGTTGCATCTCAACAACAAATGAAACATCAACAACAACTTAACAAAGGTATGGCTCCTCATGGCGGACAACCAAAATATGGCGGTGGTACTCCTTATTCAAGAGCAATGAAAAACAACAATAGTCCATCAGGGGCCTCAATGGAAAATCCAATGATGCAACAACAACCTGGAGCAAGAATGCCTATGTGGAATCATCATCAG ggaaATAATATCAATGATTCTGGACCCCAACAGCTACAACATCCttcaaatcataatatgatgGGATCGATGTGCGGTCCTGGTAATAATGGTATCATGGGTATGTCGAATCATGGTGGGGGAGGACCAATGGGTCCTGGAATGTTAATGAACAGCAATAATTCAAATCAATCAATGATGGGTCCTGGTCCTGGTTCAATGATGAATCAGCAtg gaAATTTATGTTCTATGGGGCCAGGTAGCGGTGGTGGGATGCCCATGAATGGTATGGACTTGGATTTAATGGATCATCACAACCCACATCATCAACAACACCACCCAAATCCACATCACCCATCTAATATGATGGATGGGGGTCATAGACCAATGATGGGCGGTGGTCCTCATCATCCACATCATCCTCCTCCACATCATCCTTCTGGTGCACTTCATCATAGAGGTTCTCTCGGAATGGGTGGGCCACCTCACCACCATG GTAGTGGAAACTCGTCCCTAGGAGCAACATCACACCATTCATTAACTG GTGTTCAAGTACCTGATGAAAATTTGACTCCACAACAAAGACAACATCGTGAAGAACAACAAGCGACTTTACGAAAACTTCAACTAGTGTTATTTCCCGAAAACTCAAATAGTGGCGGAGGACCTTCTCAACAGCAACCCCCGCCTGTTACATCGTCTTCTTCTTCTGTTGGAGGTCCGTTAGACAATTGCAGTGGAAGTGGTGGTATGGATGATTTAATGCCATCTATTGATGATGATTTAGATGTAGATGCTGTTGTAACAGCTGCAGCAGCAACTAATTCTGCCGGTGACCTCTTATTGCCACCTAAAACACCAACGTCATGTTCATCTGATTGGCCAAAATCAATGTTTGGCAATGAAGACGAGAAGAAGAAAGATAATGGAGGACGGTGTGGTCCACCACCTTCTTACCATCAAACCGTTGCTCGATCTGCTAGCGTTCCTATTGTTTCCGTACCAAGTTGTAGCCCCAACTCACCATTAGCTGGCAATGGTACTGGAGTAACAAATACCAATTTGTCATTGCCATCTCCTCGTACATGTTCAGCACTTAACTCTCCAGCTGGTGGTCGACCATCTTCAAATATGAGCCCTACTGCTGTACGATCTCCTGGTAGCAGTGGATCAAGACTACAATCCAGTAATCCAGGTACACCAGTTCATATGTCGCCTGGTCACAATTCTTGTTCATCTATGAAACAACAAAAAGGTCCAATGTCCAATGAATTTTCACCCTCATCTAACATTGCTACTCCGGGTCAACCTAGTGGTGGTGGTCAACAATCTCCTG acGGATTATTTTGTCACAACAATAAACAGCTATCTAAAAGGGGAGATGAACCTAATCTAATGCCTGTTCCTTCTCCTCAGCACATTCAGTACCTTAATACATTTGATGGCCAAGAACTTACCATTCAAAAACAACCTAATACAGGTTTAAAAGATTCATCATCCTCTACTACTACAACTACTTCAACAATGTCCCCCTC AGTCCCTACATCTCAAAACAATATGGACATGATAATGACTGATTCGAATAtgaaatcgtataatattgttcgtcCTGGTGACATGCCTTTAAACCCTTCTGCAGCTGCCGCAGCAGCAGTTGCAGCTGGTCTTCAAACATCACAACAGCAACCAATGAAACATTTTGATCCGATATCTTCTTTGGCTCAAATGAACCAACAATTAGCTAATAATGTCGCTGGTGGAGGATCATCTCCGATTGTTAACCATGGTGGTGGAGTACCTTCTTTACATCATCCTGGTGGTCCAGGACATCATCATCCTGGAGGTGGAATGATGTCACCTTTCGGTGGAGGAGGTGGTCCACCAATGCACTTGATGGCTGGTAATAGTGATCCTATGTGTGGTCCAATGGGAATGGGTAGTGGTGGAATGCACGACAGTGGAATGAGTGGTCCTCCTGGTAGTAGTGGTCGAATGATGTATGGTCCAGGACCAGGGATCGGACAAGGACCACCACCGCCAGGTCCTAATGGAGGTGGAATGTCGATGGGACCAGGAGGTGGATTACCAATGGGAATGCCTCCAATAGGTGGAGGTAGGAATGGTGGTATGATGATGAATTCCTGTGTTAGTGGTGGTCCATTATCACCAAAATCTTCATCAATGatgcaacaacaacaatatcaacagcaacaacaacaaagaTTAATGCCTAGGATACCAGCAGGAGGTGGACCCGGAGGCTTATATAATGGTGGTGCTAATATACAAGTGAAACCTAGTGCACCCAACACAATACAATACTTACCCAACAATTCTAGAGGTGGCGGTCCTAGAGGTGCTCCTCCACCTCCTCAAAatcaacaacaacagcaacaacctGGCTTAGATTTTTTGCAAAGGTTTTCTGGTGGACCTGGTAATGGAAATCCATTGTCTAATCTAGATGGAaaagtacctactcataatttacaatattttccaaattcTGGTGGCGGCggttacaataatagtaatggCGGTGCCGGAATTAATGATATGATGTGTGGTAGTGGTGGTCCTCCTGGCGGAGGTGGTATGGGTGGTATGCCCCCTGGTGGTCCAAATAATAGTCGAGGAATGATGCGTGGTAATTCAGCGGGTATGATAAGACTAGGAAGTGGTAACAGCGGAATGGGAATGAGTGGTAGTAACTATAATGGAGGACCTTCGGATAATATGTTTGGTGGTAGTGGACCTCTTCATCATCCATCAACAGGTCatccacaacaacaacaaatgaTGATGATGGGAGGTGGTTCAGGAGGCCCTCCACCTCAGCAACATAAAGGTGGAGGAATGATGGGTGGACCAGGTCCTCCAGATGCTACACAACCTTTACCACCATCAATGGGTGGTGGAGGTGGTCCAGGACCGGGTGGTGGTCCTGTAGGATTTAGAGGTCCACCTGCAACAAATTCATTCATCGGTCCAACTACAGCAGATCCAAATTACGCCCAGCAATTTCATAATTTCCAGCAACAATTATATGCCACCAATACTCGAGGTGGAGGTGGAGGAGGAGGTCCATCAGGACCTGGCGGAGGAGGACCTCAACAATTTTTTGTGTCgaagtaa
- the LOC100169459 gene encoding protein BCL9 homolog isoform X2 gives MIKEKQYIENKSSSFSSEGDPSAGDDNQMIKTPDNNSGELHHDLDRIIKTESDMTALIDNAGGDVADNKSGVGGSASSNTSPGSSNTDQKQQLMSNDICLSQIKHEDTSNNSGIKVEDNNTTSTTTTTVESDFESCDRVVLSSMSSGSGGPSDLIDGSGGVQPLMSNVLGANAAGNKQSNTTSGNMDAQQQQYMQQQSQIFVFSTSLANKSAESVLSGNYPTIIAYHCAQPRTKKFLEKHPLKVNQFNRQNPGQWMNNVVASQQQMKHQQQLNKGMAPHGGQPKYGGGTPYSRAMKNNNSPSGASMENPMMQQQPGARMPMWNHHQGNNINDSGPQQLQHPSNHNMMGSMCGPGNNGIMGMSNHGGGGPMGPGMLMNSNNSNQSMMGPGPGSMMNQHGNLCSMGPGSGGGMPMNGMDLDLMDHHNPHHQQHHPNPHHPSNMMDGGHRPMMGGGPHHPHHPPPHHPSGALHHRGSLGMGGPPHHHGMSDMMTMGGPNKCQPSSMDSLMSSSSGPPVSVPSGPGGSPGGHNSLASMMPSLADFDDPIGSGNSSLGATSHHSLTGVQVPDENLTPQQRQHREEQQATLRKLQLVLFPENSNSGGGPSQQQPPPVTSSSSSVGDVDAVVTAAAATNSAGDLLLPPKTPTSCSSDWPKSMFGNEDEKKKDNGGRCGPPPSYHQTVARSASVPIVSVPSCSPNSPLAGNGTGVTNTNLSLPSPRTCSALNSPAGGRPSSNMSPTAVRSPGSSGSRLQSSNPGTPVHMSPGHNSCSSMKQQKGPMSNEFSPSSNIATPGQPSGGGQQSPDGLFCHNNKQLSKRGDEPNLMPVPSPQHIQYLNTFDGQELTIQKQPNTGLKDSSSSTTTTTSTMSPSVPTSQNNMDMIMTDSNMKSYNIVRPGDMPLNPSAAAAAAVAAGLQTSQQQPMKHFDPISSLAQMNQQLANNVAGGGSSPIVNHGGGVPSLHHPGGPGHHHPGGGMMSPFGGGGGPPMHLMAGNSDPMCGPMGMGSGGMHDSGMSGPPGSSGRMMYGPGPGIGQGPPPPGPNGGGMSMGPGGGLPMGMPPIGGGRNGGMMMNSCVSGGPLSPKSSSMMQQQQYQQQQQQRLMPRIPAGGGPGGLYNGGANIQVKPSAPNTIQYLPNNSRGGGPRGAPPPPQNQQQQQQPGLDFLQRFSGGPGNGNPLSNLDGKVPTHNLQYFPNSGGGGYNNSNGGAGINDMMCGSGGPPGGGGMGGMPPGGPNNSRGMMRGNSAGMIRLGSGNSGMGMSGSNYNGGPSDNMFGGSGPLHHPSTGHPQQQQMMMMGGGSGGPPPQQHKGGGMMGGPGPPDATQPLPPSMGGGGGPGPGGGPVGFRGPPATNSFIGPTTADPNYAQQFHNFQQQLYATNTRGGGGGGGPSGPGGGGPQQFFVSK, from the exons ATGATCAAGGAGAAGCAATACATCGAAAACAAGTCTTCATCATTTAGTAGTGAAGGGGACCCTAGTGCCGGGGATGATAACCAAATGATAAAAACACCAGATAATAATAGTGGTGAACTACATCACGATTTGGACAGAATTATCAAAACCGAATCTGATATGACAGCTTTAATAGATAATGCTGGCGGGGATGTAGCTGATAATAAGAGTGGTGTTGGTGGAAGTGCAAGTAGCAATACTTCTCCAGGTTCTTCTAACACTGATCAAAAACAACAGCTAATGTCAAATGATATTTGCCTTAGTCAAA TTAAGCACGAAGATACCAGTAATAACAGTGGCATTAAAGTAGAAGATAACAATACTACAAGTACAACGACAACTACTGTTGAATCTGACTTTG aatcgtGCGATCGAGTTGTACTATCTTCAATGAGTAGTGGCAGCGGAGGGCCATCAGATTTAATTGATGGTTCTGGTGGAGTACAACCATTAATGAGCAATGTCTTAGGTGCAAATGCTGCGGGAAACAAACAATCAAATACAACTAGTGGAAATATGGATGCACAACAACAACAGTACATGCAACAACAAAGtcagatttttgtattttccaCGAGCTTAGCAAATAAATCAGCTGAATCTGTATTATCTGGCAATTATCCTACTATCATAGCTTATCATTGTGCTCAACCACGAACAAAAAAATTCCTAGAG aaacatCCATTAAAAGTTAACCAGTTTAATAGACAAAACCCTGGACAGTGGATGAATAATGTGGTTGCATCTCAACAACAAATGAAACATCAACAACAACTTAACAAAGGTATGGCTCCTCATGGCGGACAACCAAAATATGGCGGTGGTACTCCTTATTCAAGAGCAATGAAAAACAACAATAGTCCATCAGGGGCCTCAATGGAAAATCCAATGATGCAACAACAACCTGGAGCAAGAATGCCTATGTGGAATCATCATCAG ggaaATAATATCAATGATTCTGGACCCCAACAGCTACAACATCCttcaaatcataatatgatgGGATCGATGTGCGGTCCTGGTAATAATGGTATCATGGGTATGTCGAATCATGGTGGGGGAGGACCAATGGGTCCTGGAATGTTAATGAACAGCAATAATTCAAATCAATCAATGATGGGTCCTGGTCCTGGTTCAATGATGAATCAGCAtg gaAATTTATGTTCTATGGGGCCAGGTAGCGGTGGTGGGATGCCCATGAATGGTATGGACTTGGATTTAATGGATCATCACAACCCACATCATCAACAACACCACCCAAATCCACATCACCCATCTAATATGATGGATGGGGGTCATAGACCAATGATGGGCGGTGGTCCTCATCATCCACATCATCCTCCTCCACATCATCCTTCTGGTGCACTTCATCATAGAGGTTCTCTCGGAATGGGTGGGCCACCTCACCACCATGGTATGTCTGACATGATGACTATGGGTGGCCCTAATAAATGTCAACCATCCTCAATGGATAGTCTTATGTCATCATCTAGTGGACCACCAGTATCAGTACCTTCAGGCCCTGGTGGTTCACCAGGTGGCCACAATTCTTTAGCTTCTATGATGCCATCTTTAGCTGATTTTGATGATCCTATAGGTAGTGGAAACTCGTCCCTAGGAGCAACATCACACCATTCATTAACTG GTGTTCAAGTACCTGATGAAAATTTGACTCCACAACAAAGACAACATCGTGAAGAACAACAAGCGACTTTACGAAAACTTCAACTAGTGTTATTTCCCGAAAACTCAAATAGTGGCGGAGGACCTTCTCAACAGCAACCCCCGCCTGTTACATCGTCTTCTTCTTCTGTTGGAG ATGTAGATGCTGTTGTAACAGCTGCAGCAGCAACTAATTCTGCCGGTGACCTCTTATTGCCACCTAAAACACCAACGTCATGTTCATCTGATTGGCCAAAATCAATGTTTGGCAATGAAGACGAGAAGAAGAAAGATAATGGAGGACGGTGTGGTCCACCACCTTCTTACCATCAAACCGTTGCTCGATCTGCTAGCGTTCCTATTGTTTCCGTACCAAGTTGTAGCCCCAACTCACCATTAGCTGGCAATGGTACTGGAGTAACAAATACCAATTTGTCATTGCCATCTCCTCGTACATGTTCAGCACTTAACTCTCCAGCTGGTGGTCGACCATCTTCAAATATGAGCCCTACTGCTGTACGATCTCCTGGTAGCAGTGGATCAAGACTACAATCCAGTAATCCAGGTACACCAGTTCATATGTCGCCTGGTCACAATTCTTGTTCATCTATGAAACAACAAAAAGGTCCAATGTCCAATGAATTTTCACCCTCATCTAACATTGCTACTCCGGGTCAACCTAGTGGTGGTGGTCAACAATCTCCTG acGGATTATTTTGTCACAACAATAAACAGCTATCTAAAAGGGGAGATGAACCTAATCTAATGCCTGTTCCTTCTCCTCAGCACATTCAGTACCTTAATACATTTGATGGCCAAGAACTTACCATTCAAAAACAACCTAATACAGGTTTAAAAGATTCATCATCCTCTACTACTACAACTACTTCAACAATGTCCCCCTC AGTCCCTACATCTCAAAACAATATGGACATGATAATGACTGATTCGAATAtgaaatcgtataatattgttcgtcCTGGTGACATGCCTTTAAACCCTTCTGCAGCTGCCGCAGCAGCAGTTGCAGCTGGTCTTCAAACATCACAACAGCAACCAATGAAACATTTTGATCCGATATCTTCTTTGGCTCAAATGAACCAACAATTAGCTAATAATGTCGCTGGTGGAGGATCATCTCCGATTGTTAACCATGGTGGTGGAGTACCTTCTTTACATCATCCTGGTGGTCCAGGACATCATCATCCTGGAGGTGGAATGATGTCACCTTTCGGTGGAGGAGGTGGTCCACCAATGCACTTGATGGCTGGTAATAGTGATCCTATGTGTGGTCCAATGGGAATGGGTAGTGGTGGAATGCACGACAGTGGAATGAGTGGTCCTCCTGGTAGTAGTGGTCGAATGATGTATGGTCCAGGACCAGGGATCGGACAAGGACCACCACCGCCAGGTCCTAATGGAGGTGGAATGTCGATGGGACCAGGAGGTGGATTACCAATGGGAATGCCTCCAATAGGTGGAGGTAGGAATGGTGGTATGATGATGAATTCCTGTGTTAGTGGTGGTCCATTATCACCAAAATCTTCATCAATGatgcaacaacaacaatatcaacagcaacaacaacaaagaTTAATGCCTAGGATACCAGCAGGAGGTGGACCCGGAGGCTTATATAATGGTGGTGCTAATATACAAGTGAAACCTAGTGCACCCAACACAATACAATACTTACCCAACAATTCTAGAGGTGGCGGTCCTAGAGGTGCTCCTCCACCTCCTCAAAatcaacaacaacagcaacaacctGGCTTAGATTTTTTGCAAAGGTTTTCTGGTGGACCTGGTAATGGAAATCCATTGTCTAATCTAGATGGAaaagtacctactcataatttacaatattttccaaattcTGGTGGCGGCggttacaataatagtaatggCGGTGCCGGAATTAATGATATGATGTGTGGTAGTGGTGGTCCTCCTGGCGGAGGTGGTATGGGTGGTATGCCCCCTGGTGGTCCAAATAATAGTCGAGGAATGATGCGTGGTAATTCAGCGGGTATGATAAGACTAGGAAGTGGTAACAGCGGAATGGGAATGAGTGGTAGTAACTATAATGGAGGACCTTCGGATAATATGTTTGGTGGTAGTGGACCTCTTCATCATCCATCAACAGGTCatccacaacaacaacaaatgaTGATGATGGGAGGTGGTTCAGGAGGCCCTCCACCTCAGCAACATAAAGGTGGAGGAATGATGGGTGGACCAGGTCCTCCAGATGCTACACAACCTTTACCACCATCAATGGGTGGTGGAGGTGGTCCAGGACCGGGTGGTGGTCCTGTAGGATTTAGAGGTCCACCTGCAACAAATTCATTCATCGGTCCAACTACAGCAGATCCAAATTACGCCCAGCAATTTCATAATTTCCAGCAACAATTATATGCCACCAATACTCGAGGTGGAGGTGGAGGAGGAGGTCCATCAGGACCTGGCGGAGGAGGACCTCAACAATTTTTTGTGTCgaagtaa